In Falco biarmicus isolate bFalBia1 chromosome 7, bFalBia1.pri, whole genome shotgun sequence, a single window of DNA contains:
- the DNAAF2 gene encoding protein kintoun, with amino-acid sequence MAGRGRLEELELSAEETERLQRAFRDKQFQALFAEYAAELADPEQRRLYEEEVAALERERGMEVRFVHPEAGYVLRTSQAGSRRCYLNVCSNPHVGAPQARAEPGGHRWALPYSLAPGREELDRGGRRRLVYDVVFHPAALRLAARSARFRRLLSDTALEAVERHCAVQLDRANAAVLRGTKYKGVPQAPVIRTPLPGAAPPPAAADSPLPPFPLPPPAAPPPPATAPPAAQPPGPTAPRWSIRHRSYVDLQDYRCCRDSAPSPVPRELVVTVELPLLRSAAQATLEIRGRELRLDSQRPAYRLRLRLPYDVDESGGRATFNRAQRQLLVTLPVLPPPAPQEPPGPAAERLEEAEPGAEALGQPSAAKAGGAAASPAGPGDGQPAEPPAGPDPTPPCSGAAFPAAGAGLGGAAPPCPPEGPAPQAAEGSPSEMALPRGAGSLEAAVCPPFQCRQDEASLTLLLHVPGIQPQSLSGDVGPNHYSLCFSSDSGAYALFLQFPPSNRLASPETSVSVSAHNAAIGLAKAPGSTGPWEKFCFGLDTSALQERLFVSEENVDEFLGTVLCPSFCSQSALESQPLIEVLDVTEDRIQIRLKPQEAVPSECDGKEEMLNSSGGDLAEKTNSEYPQTKAETNCTAADTVEGERGTETNKTSTSFATAETIGKVGCSSHHCLQHELSDTSSAIPSESRIKEPDLESAVVVGETAVAADSEKQAGLLLGGQAKAEGGEGAAPTGLARGNQHSSNSRPVSPLLREVNTQDGSVHIVRDHVTRCPVVFQNPLLYELD; translated from the exons AtggcgggcagggggcggttggaggagctggagctcagCGCCGAGGAGACGGAGCGGCTCCAGCGGGCTTTCCGCGACAAGCAGTTCCAGGCGCTGTTCGCCGAGTACGCGGCGGAGCTAGCCGACCCGGAGCAGCGCCGGCTGTACGAGGAGGAGGTGGCGGCCCTGGAGCGGGAGCGCGGCATGGAGGTGCGCTTCGTCCACCCCGAGGCAGGCTACGTGCTGCGCACCAGCCAGGCCGGCTCCCGCCGCTGCTACCTCAACGTCTGCAGCAACCCGCACGTCGGGGCGCCGCAGGCCCGCGCCGAGCCCGGCGGCCATCGCTGGGCCCTTCCCTACAGCCTGGCCCCGGGCCGTGAGGAGCTGGaccgcggcggccgccgccgcctggTCTACGACGTGGTTTTCCACCCGGCGGCCCTCCGCCTGGCCGCCCGCAGCGCCCGGTTCCGCCGCCTGCTCAGCGACACGGCGCTGGAGGCCGTGGAGCGCCACTGCGCCGTGCAGCTCGACCGCGCCAACGCCGCCGTCCTCCGCGGCACCAAGTACAAGGGCGTCCCGCAAGCGCCCGTCATCCGCAccccgctgcccggcgccgccccgccgcccgccgccgccgacTCCCCGCTGCCGCCCttccccctcccgccgcccgccgccccgccgccgcccgccaccgccccgccggcggcccagccccccggccccaccGCGCCGCGCTGGAGCATCCGCCACCGCTCCTACGTGGACCTGCAGGACTACCGCTGCTGCCGGGACTCGGCGCCCAGCCCCGTGCCGCGGGAGCTGGTGGTGACGGTGGAGCTGCCGCTGCTGCGCTCGGCCGCCCAGGCCACGCTGGAGATCCGCGGCCGGGAGCTGCGGCTCGACTCGCAGCGTCCCGCCTACCGCCTGCGCCTCCGCCTCCCCTACGACGTGGACGAGAGCGGCGGGCGGGCCACCTTCAACAGGGCCCAGCGGCAGCTGCTGGTCACGCTGCCCGTGCTGCCGCCAcccgccccgcaggagccgccAGGCCCGGCCGCCGAGCGGCTGGAGGAGGCCGAGCCCGGGGCGGAGGCGCTGGGCCAGCCGTCGGCGGCAaaggcgggcggcgcggcggcctCTCCCGCGGGCCCCGGCGACGGGCAGCCCGCCGAGCCACCCGCGGGCCCCGACCCAACGCCGCCCTGCTCCGGCGCCGCCTTCCCCGCCGCGGGTGCCGGCCTCGGCGGGGCCGCCCCTCCGTGCCCTCCCGAGGGCCCGGCCCCGCAGGCCGCAGAGGGCAGCCCCAGCGAGATGGCTCTTCCCCGGGGCGCCGGCAGCCTCGAGGCCGCCGTGTGCCCTCCCTTCCAGTGCAGGCAGGATGAGGCCTCCCTCACGCTGCTCCTGCATGTGCCTGGCATCCAGCCCCAGAGCCTCAGCGGGGACGTGGGCCCGAACCACTACAGCCTCTGCTTCTCAAGTGACAGTGGTGCCTATGCCCTCTTCTTACAGTTTCCTCCCTCAAACAGGCTGGCATCCCCCGAGACCAGCGTTAGCGTGTCTGCCCACAATGCTGCCATTGGGCTCGCCAAGGCCCCCGGCAGCACCGGGCCCTGGGAGAAGTTCTGCTTCGGCCTTGACACCTCCGCTCTGCAG gaGAGATTGTTTGTCAGTGAAGAAAACGTTGATGAATTTCTAGGCACTGTTTTATGCCCTTCCTTTTGCTCCCAATCAGCGCTGGAAAGTCAGCCATTAATTGAAGTGCTTGATGTTACTGAGGACAGAATTCAAATCAGGTTGAAG CCGCAGGAAGCAGTCCCTTCTGAATGtgatggaaaagaagaaatgcttaACAGCTCAGGAGGAGATCTCGCTGAAAAGACAAACAGCGAGTACCCTCaaacaaaggcagaaacaaaCTGTACTGCAGCTGACACAGTCGAAGGAGAACGTGGTACAGAAACCAACAAAACTTCCACATCTTTTGCAACAGCTGAAACAATAGGAAAAGTAGGTTGTAGTTCACACCATTGTTTGCAGCATGAACTTTCTGACACCAGTTCAGCAATTCCCAGTGAATCTAGGATAAAGGAACCAGATTTAGAAAGTGCTGTCGTAGTAGGAGAAACGGCGGTGGCCGCAGACTCTGAAAAACAAGCAGGCCTTCTGCTGGGGGGGCAGGCAAAAGCGGAAGGGGGCGAAGGGGCTGCGCCCACAGGGCTGGCGCGGGGGAACCAGCACAGCTCAAACAGCAGACCAGTCTCCCCGCTCCTGCGAGAAGTGAACACACAGGATGGGAGCGTGCACATTGTTAGGGATCACGTAACGCGCTGCCCAGTCGTGTTTCAGAACCCTTTGCTGTATGAGTTGGACTAG
- the MGAT2 gene encoding alpha-1,6-mannosyl-glycoprotein 2-beta-N-acetylglucosaminyltransferase produces the protein MRLRIYKRKVLLLALALAVCALALWGSGGGGGRRRQQQQQQQQHQQQQQQRGGTGTTGEAPRVSEPPPRRPGAANASAASAAPPVLAENGTLSYRSLVYRLNFDQPVRNAGRFPARAAAADVVLVVQVHDRAEHLRLLLESLRRAAGVENVLLVLSHDLWAEELNRLAARVDFCPVLQVFFPFSIQLYPREFPGHDPRDCPRDVGKAAALRLGCINAEYPDSFGHYREARFSQTKHHWWWKLHFVWERVRALREHTGPVLFLEEDHYLAPDFYHVLKKLWALRERECPECQIVSLGTYSPIRGSFAGRADKVEMKTWKSTEHNMGMAFGRDTYQKLIECTDAFCTYDDYNWDWTLQHLTVSCLPKFWKVLVPEIPRIFHTGDCGMHHKKSCRPSTQSAKIDSLLNSNQQYLFPETMSVSKRYSMAPLSPHVKNGGWGDIRDHELCKSYRRLQ, from the coding sequence ATGCGGCTGCGGATCTACAAGCGGAAGGTGTTGCTGCTGGCGCTGGCGCTGGCGGTCTGCGCGCTGGCGCTgtggggcagcggcggcggcggcgggcggaggcggcagcagcagcagcaacagcagcagcaccagcagcagcagcagcagcggggcgGTACCGGTACCACCGGGGAAGCACCGCGGGTCAGcgagccgccgccgcgccggcccgGTGCTGCTAACGCCTCGGCTGCGTCTGCAGCGCCGCCGGTGCTGGCCGAGAACGGGACGCTGAGCTACCGCTCCCTCGTTTACCGGCTGAACTTCGACCAGCCGGTGCGGAACGCCGGGCGCTTCCCGgcgcgggccgccgccgccgacgtggtgctggtggtgcaggTGCACGATCGAGCCGAGCACctgcggctgctgctggagtcgctgcggcgggcggcgggagtGGAGAacgtgctgctggtgctgagccacGACCTGTGGGCCGAGGAGCTGAACCGGCTGGCGGCACGCGTGGACTTCTGCCCCGTCCTGCAGGTCTTCTTCCCCTTCAGCATCCAGCTCTACCCCCGCGAGTTCCCCGGCCACGACCCCCGCGATTGCCCCCGCGACGTGGGCAAGGCGGCGGCCCTGCGCCTGGGCTGCATCAACGCCGAGTACCCCGACTCCTTCGGGCACTACCGCGAAGCCCGCTTCTCCCAGACCAAGCACCACTGGTGGTGGAAGCTGCACTTCGTCTGGGAGCGGGTGCGGGCGCTGCGGGAGCACACCGGGCCTGTCCTCTTCTTGGAGGAGGACCACTACCTGGCACCCGACTTCTACCACGTCCTCAAGAAGCTCTGGGCCCTACGCGAGCGGGAGTGCCCCGAGTGCCAGATCGTTTCCCTGGGTACCTACAGCCCCATCCGCGGCAGCTTCGCCGGCCGTGCCGACAAAGTGGAGATGAAGACGTGGAAGTCCACCGAGCACAACATGGGCATGGCCTTCGGTAGAGACACCTACCAGAAGCTCATCGAGTGCACGGACGCCTTCTGCACCTATGACGACTACAACTGGGACTGGACTCTGCAGCACTTGACTGTCTCATGTCTTCCAAAGTTCTGGAAGGTGCTGGTTCCCGAAATCCCCAGGATTTTTCACACGGGGGACTGCGGCATGCACCACAAGAAATCCTGCAGACCGTCCACCCAGAGTGCCAAAATCGACTCTCTCTTGAACAGCAACCAACAGTACCTGTTTCCCGAAACGATGAGTGTCAGTAAAAGGTACTCCATGGCACCCCTTTCCCCTCATGTGAAAAACGGAGGGTGGGGAGACATTAGGGACCATGAACTCTGTAAAAGTTACCGCAGACTTCAGTGA
- the LRR1 gene encoding leucine-rich repeat protein 1 isoform X1, with the protein MRLQCEVEVVSRLLPTCGLRGRGRATRALLSLGRPPGRARGGGVYLMVCTARDRVGARYKVQENIERFFTRFVEEGKATVRLREPAVDVCLSKANASNLKNFLSAVRLAHQGTDIGALPLSTLVPAKNSEVEKPKTKMIITSRRDYPLTKNFPYSLEHLQASYCKLARIDTRVLCLKKLRKLDLSHNHIKQLPATIGDLICLQELILHDNHLESFSGALCSSTLQKSLQFLDLSQNKIKALPIQFCQLQELVNLKLDDNELIRLPFKIGQLYHLRFLSAARNKLPFLPNDFRKLCLENLDLFGNPFEQPNPLVPNIQLKIPLTLLECAARATINYRIPYGCHLLPSHLCKDLEVAKTCQCGSACLSSFIQITVTMNLHHVAHTVVLVDNMGGTEAPIICYFCSLDCYSQFLDRCLQSNG; encoded by the exons ATGCGGCTGCAGTGCGAGGTGGAGGTGGTCAGCCGGCTCCTGCCCACCTgcgggctgcggggccgcggccgcgccACCAGGGCTCTCCTCTCGCTCGGCCGCCCGCCCGGacgggcgcggggcggcggcgtTTACCTCATGGTGTGCACGGCGCGGGACCGGGTCGGTGCTCGCTACAAG GTGCAGGAGAACATCGAGCGGTTCTTCACCCGGTTCGTGGAGGAAGGCAAGGCCACCGTGCGCCTGCGGGAGCCCGCCGTGGACGTCTGCCTCAgcaag GCAAATGCCAGCAATTTAAAGAATTTCCTTTCAGCTGTGAGGCTGGCTCACCAAGGGACCGACATAGGAGCTCTCCCTCTCTCAACTTTGGTACCAGCAAAGAACTCGGAGGTGGAAAAACCGAAGACAAAAATGATCATAACCTCAAGAAGGGACTATCCTCTCACCAAAAACTTTCCTTACTCCCTCGAACATCTCCAAGCCTCGTACTGCAAACTTGCTCGGATTGACACGCGTGTACTTTGTTTGAAGAAACTCCGAAAACTAGACCTAAGTCATAATCATATTAAGCAGCTGCCAGCTACTATTGGTGACCTGATCTGTCTTCAGGAGCTTATTTTGCATGACAATCACCTGGAGTCCTTCAGTGGGGCTCTATGCAGCTCCACCCTTCAGAAGTCTCTTCAGTTCTTGGACCTGagccaaaacaaaatcaaagccCTTCCAATTCAGTTTTGCCAGCTGCAAGAACTCGTTAATTTAAAGCTGGATGACAATGAGTTGATTAGGTTGCCCTTCAAGATTGGCCAGTTATATCATCTGCGCTTTCTGTCAGCAGCTCGAAACAAACTTCCTTTCTTGCCCAATGATTTTAGGAAACTCTGTCTTGAGAACTTGGATCTCTTTGGAAATCCTTTTGAACAGCCTAATCCACTTGTTCCCAATATACAACTGAAAATACCATTGACTTTGTTAGAGTGTGCTGCAAGAGCAACCATAAATTACAG AATCCCTTATGGTTGtcatcttcttccttctcacCTCTGCAAAGATCTGGAAGTGGCTAAAACGTGCCAGTGCGGAAGTGCCTGTCTGAGCAGCTTCATTCAGATCACGGTGACCATGAATCTCCACCACGTAGCTCACACCGTGGTCCTTGTGGATAATATGGGAGGTACAGAAGCACCCATCATCTGCTACTTCTGTTCTCTAGACTGCTATTCCCAGTTTCTGGATAGGTGCCTGCAGAGTAACGGGTGA
- the LRR1 gene encoding leucine-rich repeat protein 1 isoform X2: MRLQCEVEVVSRLLPTCGLRGRGRATRALLSLGRPPGRARGGGVYLMVCTARDRVGARYKANASNLKNFLSAVRLAHQGTDIGALPLSTLVPAKNSEVEKPKTKMIITSRRDYPLTKNFPYSLEHLQASYCKLARIDTRVLCLKKLRKLDLSHNHIKQLPATIGDLICLQELILHDNHLESFSGALCSSTLQKSLQFLDLSQNKIKALPIQFCQLQELVNLKLDDNELIRLPFKIGQLYHLRFLSAARNKLPFLPNDFRKLCLENLDLFGNPFEQPNPLVPNIQLKIPLTLLECAARATINYRIPYGCHLLPSHLCKDLEVAKTCQCGSACLSSFIQITVTMNLHHVAHTVVLVDNMGGTEAPIICYFCSLDCYSQFLDRCLQSNG; this comes from the exons ATGCGGCTGCAGTGCGAGGTGGAGGTGGTCAGCCGGCTCCTGCCCACCTgcgggctgcggggccgcggccgcgccACCAGGGCTCTCCTCTCGCTCGGCCGCCCGCCCGGacgggcgcggggcggcggcgtTTACCTCATGGTGTGCACGGCGCGGGACCGGGTCGGTGCTCGCTACAAG GCAAATGCCAGCAATTTAAAGAATTTCCTTTCAGCTGTGAGGCTGGCTCACCAAGGGACCGACATAGGAGCTCTCCCTCTCTCAACTTTGGTACCAGCAAAGAACTCGGAGGTGGAAAAACCGAAGACAAAAATGATCATAACCTCAAGAAGGGACTATCCTCTCACCAAAAACTTTCCTTACTCCCTCGAACATCTCCAAGCCTCGTACTGCAAACTTGCTCGGATTGACACGCGTGTACTTTGTTTGAAGAAACTCCGAAAACTAGACCTAAGTCATAATCATATTAAGCAGCTGCCAGCTACTATTGGTGACCTGATCTGTCTTCAGGAGCTTATTTTGCATGACAATCACCTGGAGTCCTTCAGTGGGGCTCTATGCAGCTCCACCCTTCAGAAGTCTCTTCAGTTCTTGGACCTGagccaaaacaaaatcaaagccCTTCCAATTCAGTTTTGCCAGCTGCAAGAACTCGTTAATTTAAAGCTGGATGACAATGAGTTGATTAGGTTGCCCTTCAAGATTGGCCAGTTATATCATCTGCGCTTTCTGTCAGCAGCTCGAAACAAACTTCCTTTCTTGCCCAATGATTTTAGGAAACTCTGTCTTGAGAACTTGGATCTCTTTGGAAATCCTTTTGAACAGCCTAATCCACTTGTTCCCAATATACAACTGAAAATACCATTGACTTTGTTAGAGTGTGCTGCAAGAGCAACCATAAATTACAG AATCCCTTATGGTTGtcatcttcttccttctcacCTCTGCAAAGATCTGGAAGTGGCTAAAACGTGCCAGTGCGGAAGTGCCTGTCTGAGCAGCTTCATTCAGATCACGGTGACCATGAATCTCCACCACGTAGCTCACACCGTGGTCCTTGTGGATAATATGGGAGGTACAGAAGCACCCATCATCTGCTACTTCTGTTCTCTAGACTGCTATTCCCAGTTTCTGGATAGGTGCCTGCAGAGTAACGGGTGA
- the RPS29 gene encoding 40S ribosomal protein S29 produces the protein MGHQQLYWSHPRKFGQGSRSCRVCSNRHGLIRKYGLNMCRQCFRQYAKDIGFIKLD, from the exons ATGGGCCACCAGCAGCTCTACTGGAGCCACCCCAGGAAGTTCGGCCAGGGCTCCCGCTCCTG CCGCGTGTGCTCCAACCGCCACGGCCTCATTCGCAAGTACGGCCTGAACATGTGCCGGCAGTGCTTTCGGCAGTACGCCAAGGACATCGGCTTCATCAAG CTGGACTGA